From the Candidatus Goldiibacteriota bacterium genome, the window TTTACAAATCCTCAACTTCATGATATTTTACTTCAATGGATTAATTAAACGGAGGATTTATGCCGCCTATTGTATATCTGAAAAAATGTGAAGATTACGAACTGTCAAAGCTGACAGCGGTAATACAAGAGGGTTTCAAAGAGCTTGGCGGAATTGAAAAATTTATAGTAAAAGGGGATACTGTCCTTTTAAAACCCAACTGCCTTGCCGCGGCAGCGCCGGAAACAGCCATAACTACGCACCCTGAATTTTTGCGCGCCGTAATAAGGGTTATAAAGCCGCTTGCCGGCAGGATAATAGTGGGGGACAGCCCCGGTTATGGCAGCTTTATAGGAGCCTGCGCGAAAAATGGAATGAAAAAAGTGTGCGACGAAGAAGGCGCTGAAATTATAGAGTTCAAGCCTGACACGCGCGCGGATGTGAAAAATCAGCTTTTATACGGGAATTTTATGATTGATTCAAGGGTTATGAAAGCGGATAAAATAATAAACCTGCCTAAGTTAAAGACCCATATGCTTATGTACATGTCCATGTGCGTTAAAAATACTTTTGGCCTTATATCAGGCATAAAAAAAGTGGAATACCACGCGAAGGCGGAAAAAGACAAATTTCTTTTTGCGAAAATGCTTGTGGACCTTCACAGGGCAAAACTTCCGGTGTTAAATATCCTTGACGGCATTCTTGCCATGGAAGGCAATGGGCCCGGCGCTGACGGCAAGCCGTTTAATATGGGGCTTGTAGCCATGTCTGCCGACGGCTTTGCTCTGGACACGGCTGTTGCAAAAACGGCCGGGGTTGACCCCTATAAGATATACACTAATTATGTATATAAAGAGTCGGTTAATAACGGCAAGGATATTGAATTTGAAATCAAAGGCAATCAAATTAATGA encodes:
- a CDS encoding DUF362 domain-containing protein, with amino-acid sequence MPPIVYLKKCEDYELSKLTAVIQEGFKELGGIEKFIVKGDTVLLKPNCLAAAAPETAITTHPEFLRAVIRVIKPLAGRIIVGDSPGYGSFIGACAKNGMKKVCDEEGAEIIEFKPDTRADVKNQLLYGNFMIDSRVMKADKIINLPKLKTHMLMYMSMCVKNTFGLISGIKKVEYHAKAEKDKFLFAKMLVDLHRAKLPVLNILDGILAMEGNGPGADGKPFNMGLVAMSADGFALDTAVAKTAGVDPYKIYTNYVYKESVNNGKDIEFEIKGNQINEVFHKIKAPPGEPKGSAFRGLINFIREHGTPKPVFRVKLCTGCKICVTHCPVNALKYESKEKGVICDYHKCIRCYCCHEMCPEKAIKITRPLISMLIDKFS